The proteins below are encoded in one region of Segatella copri:
- a CDS encoding ATP-dependent Clp protease ATP-binding subunit translates to MINPFSHIQDILNRSSKEAARTLGREISVEHLMLSLISQNDSDVNKLLKGADISPMAFSGVLNSKLEKRVEETPADNVKGNSHIPFSQITDSIIRDSIREANNYEHSKIVEPRHLLLAILRNDKNPVANWLSQLGLSYDRAIEMLYPTDKDDEQKTEEPKEFKMEPQTPDSETPDADRQEETENLEMAGGIEAEDDYNEQNDMMETDEEPFDMEKDQNPMRLSTRSNGTPRKKSSTPTIDKFSFDLTKAAADGKLDPVVGREKEIQRVLEILGRRKKNNPVLIGEPGVGKSAIVEGLAQLINNQETSPMFFNKRLVSLDLTAIVAGTKFRGQFEERIKNVIKELEDHPEIIIFIDEIHTMIGAGSGEGSMDAANILKPALARGIIQCIGATTLDEYRKSIEKDGALERRFQKVIVEPTTREETLLILHNIKEHYEKHHCVRYTDEALETCVKLTERYITDRHFPDKAIDVIDEAGSRVHINNASVPAPYIKLEKELKKIISKKQQAVANQNFEMAASCRDAQTKIEKEIEDMKAQWQQGEIGEYVEVTAEDIANVISMMTGVPAQRMAEGESKRLKDLEHNLKHKVIAQDNAINKMVKTILRNRVGLRDPNHPIGVFMFLGPTGVGKTYLAQKLAEEMFGSKDSLIRIDMSEFSESFNASRLVGAPPGYVGYNEGGQLTEKVRRKPYSIVLLDEIEKANSKVFNLLLQVLDEGRLTDGNGRLIDFRNTIIIMTSNAGTRQLKDFGRGVGFTSAGIKGGFAMDEKDKEYARSIVQKSLSKQFAPEFLNRLDDIITFDQLDLNAIKRIIDLDLEGLVKRIEDLGFHFQITEKAKEMVAKKGYDVQFGARPLRRAIQTYIEDSVCEMLLDGTMKPGDTISVGKNSKKEELTFKKL, encoded by the coding sequence ATGATAAATCCGTTTTCACATATACAGGACATACTGAACAGAAGTAGCAAAGAAGCAGCACGCACCTTGGGAAGAGAAATCAGCGTGGAGCATCTGATGCTGAGTCTGATCAGCCAGAACGACAGCGATGTCAACAAGCTTCTGAAGGGCGCAGACATCAGTCCGATGGCTTTCAGCGGAGTCCTTAACAGCAAACTGGAAAAGCGTGTGGAAGAAACTCCTGCCGATAACGTGAAGGGGAACAGCCACATCCCATTCAGCCAGATAACAGACAGCATTATCAGAGACTCTATCCGCGAGGCAAACAACTACGAGCACTCCAAGATTGTAGAGCCAAGACATCTGCTGCTTGCCATCTTGAGAAATGACAAGAACCCTGTAGCCAACTGGCTGAGTCAACTGGGCTTAAGCTACGACCGTGCCATCGAAATGCTCTATCCTACTGACAAGGATGATGAGCAGAAGACAGAAGAGCCGAAGGAATTCAAAATGGAACCACAAACACCAGATTCAGAAACCCCTGATGCTGACAGGCAGGAGGAAACAGAGAACCTGGAGATGGCTGGTGGAATAGAAGCAGAAGATGACTACAACGAGCAGAACGACATGATGGAAACTGACGAAGAGCCATTCGATATGGAAAAGGACCAGAATCCGATGAGACTGTCTACCCGTTCAAATGGAACTCCGCGCAAAAAGAGCAGCACCCCTACCATCGACAAATTCAGTTTCGACCTGACCAAGGCTGCAGCCGATGGAAAGCTGGACCCTGTCGTGGGCAGAGAGAAGGAGATTCAGCGCGTGCTCGAGATTCTGGGTCGCAGAAAGAAGAACAACCCAGTATTAATAGGTGAACCGGGCGTAGGAAAGAGTGCCATCGTAGAAGGACTGGCACAGCTCATCAACAACCAGGAAACATCACCTATGTTCTTCAACAAGCGTCTGGTAAGTCTTGATCTGACAGCCATCGTTGCAGGAACCAAATTCCGCGGACAGTTTGAAGAGCGCATCAAGAATGTCATCAAGGAACTGGAGGACCATCCGGAGATCATCATCTTCATAGATGAGATTCACACCATGATAGGCGCCGGTTCCGGCGAAGGAAGCATGGATGCCGCCAACATTCTGAAACCAGCCCTGGCAAGAGGTATCATCCAGTGTATCGGTGCCACCACGCTCGATGAGTATCGCAAGAGCATTGAGAAGGACGGTGCCTTGGAGCGCCGTTTCCAGAAGGTTATCGTTGAACCTACTACACGCGAAGAGACCCTGCTGATACTGCACAACATCAAGGAACATTACGAGAAGCATCACTGTGTGAGATATACAGACGAGGCTCTCGAGACATGTGTCAAACTGACAGAGCGCTATATCACCGACCGCCACTTCCCAGACAAGGCTATCGACGTGATAGATGAAGCCGGCTCGCGCGTACATATTAATAATGCAAGTGTTCCTGCTCCATATATCAAGCTGGAAAAAGAACTGAAAAAGATAATCAGCAAGAAGCAGCAGGCTGTAGCAAACCAGAACTTCGAGATGGCAGCCTCATGCAGAGATGCCCAGACCAAGATCGAGAAAGAGATTGAGGACATGAAGGCGCAATGGCAGCAGGGAGAGATTGGCGAATATGTTGAGGTGACAGCCGAAGACATTGCCAACGTTATCAGCATGATGACCGGTGTACCGGCCCAACGCATGGCAGAGGGTGAAAGCAAACGTCTGAAAGATCTGGAACACAACCTGAAGCACAAGGTGATTGCTCAGGATAATGCCATCAACAAGATGGTAAAGACCATTCTGAGGAACCGTGTAGGCTTGCGCGACCCTAACCATCCTATTGGCGTATTCATGTTCCTGGGTCCTACAGGTGTAGGTAAGACCTATCTTGCCCAGAAACTTGCCGAGGAAATGTTTGGTTCGAAAGATTCACTCATCAGAATAGACATGAGCGAATTCTCCGAGAGTTTCAACGCTTCACGTCTGGTAGGTGCACCTCCAGGATACGTAGGCTATAACGAAGGTGGACAGCTGACCGAAAAGGTACGCCGCAAACCATACAGCATCGTATTGCTCGACGAAATAGAGAAAGCCAACAGCAAGGTATTCAACCTGCTCTTACAGGTACTCGACGAAGGCAGACTTACCGATGGCAACGGCCGACTTATCGACTTCCGCAACACCATCATCATCATGACCTCTAATGCAGGAACCCGCCAGCTGAAAGATTTCGGCAGAGGCGTCGGCTTTACTTCTGCAGGTATAAAAGGCGGATTTGCGATGGATGAGAAAGACAAGGAGTATGCCCGCAGCATCGTCCAGAAGAGTCTGAGCAAGCAGTTTGCTCCAGAGTTCCTGAACCGTCTTGATGACATCATCACCTTCGACCAGCTGGATCTAAATGCCATCAAGCGCATCATCGACCTCGACCTGGAAGGACTGGTCAAGAGAATAGAAGACTTGGGATTCCATTTCCAGATTACCGAAAAGGCAAAGGAGATGGTAGCCAAGAAGGGATACGATGTGCAGTTTGGTGCCCGCCCACTCCGCCGCGCCATCCAGACCTACATCGAAGATTCCGTTTGCGAGATGTTACTCGATGGCACAATGAAGCCAGGCGACACCATCTCGGTAGGCAAAAATTCGAAAAAAGAAGAATTGACATTCAAGAAACTATAA
- the gyrA gene encoding DNA gyrase subunit A: protein MDENQTMDHDRIMKINIEEEMKSSYIDYSMSVIVARALPDVRDGFKPVHRRILYGMLGIGNTSDKPYKKCARVVGEVLGKYHPHGDFSVYGALVRMGQEWNMRYTLIDGQGNFGSVDGDSPAAMRYTECRLSKMGEHIMDDLDKETVDMTNNFDDTLQEPTVMPTKIPNLLVNGGNGIAVGMATNIPTHNLGEVIDGCCAYIDNPDIDTDGLMQYIPAPDFPTGATIYGIQGVKDAYETGRGRIVVRATAEIESSENHDKIVITEIPYGVNKEQLVMAIADLAKEGRVDGIANVNDESGRQGMRIVVDVKRDANANVLLNKLFKLTALQSSFSVNCIALVNGRPRLLSLKECVKYFVEHRHDVTIRRTQFELKKAQERAHILEGLIIACDNIDEVVHIIRASKTPSDAQRNLEKRFELDELQSKAIVDMRLSQLTGLRLEQLHNEFNELMKTIDYLNQILNDPELCKKVMKDELNEVKEKYGDARRTMIKPDDHEFNPEDFYPNDPVVITVSHLGYIKRTPLSEFREQARGGVGSKGARTRDKDFTEYIYPATMHQTMLFFTKKGRCYWLKCYEIPEGDRNSKGRAIQNLLNIESDDQVNAFLRLKGLNDAEFINNHYVVFATKNGTVKKTCLEAYSRPRANGVIAINIVEGDEVVDVRLTNGHNELIIANRNGRAVRFDENEIRTMGRTSTGVRGMRLDEGNDAVVGMIVVNDPEKETVMVVSEQGYGKRSDVLDYRVTKRGGKGVKTLNITDKTGRLVAIKNVTDDNDLMIINQSGIVIRLAVADCRVMGRATQGVRLINLTKKNDVIASVCKVMSSELEASVEEESRSAWAKKSEEIENDTVGAKTAEEAAEAEAHLADEASEAEDTDSGNVDFE, encoded by the coding sequence ATGGACGAAAATCAGACAATGGATCATGATAGAATCATGAAGATCAACATTGAGGAGGAGATGAAGTCGAGCTACATCGATTATTCGATGTCAGTTATCGTGGCTCGTGCCCTCCCTGATGTACGCGATGGTTTCAAGCCTGTGCACCGCCGTATTCTTTACGGTATGCTCGGCATTGGAAACACCAGTGACAAACCTTATAAGAAATGTGCGCGTGTTGTTGGTGAGGTGCTCGGTAAGTATCACCCTCACGGTGACTTTTCTGTTTACGGCGCTCTGGTGCGTATGGGACAGGAGTGGAACATGCGTTATACCTTGATTGACGGACAGGGTAACTTCGGTTCTGTTGATGGTGACTCTCCTGCTGCCATGCGTTATACAGAGTGCCGCCTCTCCAAGATGGGTGAGCATATCATGGATGACCTTGACAAGGAAACGGTTGATATGACCAACAACTTCGATGATACCCTGCAGGAACCTACCGTGATGCCTACCAAGATTCCTAATCTTCTGGTAAATGGTGGTAATGGTATTGCAGTAGGTATGGCTACCAATATACCTACCCACAACCTGGGTGAGGTAATTGACGGTTGCTGTGCATATATCGATAATCCTGACATCGACACCGATGGATTGATGCAGTATATCCCTGCTCCTGACTTCCCAACCGGTGCTACCATCTATGGTATACAGGGTGTGAAGGATGCATACGAAACGGGTCGAGGCAGAATCGTGGTTCGTGCTACTGCCGAGATTGAAAGTAGTGAAAACCATGATAAGATTGTTATCACCGAGATTCCTTATGGTGTTAACAAGGAGCAACTCGTGATGGCTATTGCTGACCTTGCCAAGGAAGGCAGGGTAGATGGCATCGCTAACGTAAACGATGAATCTGGCCGTCAGGGTATGCGTATCGTTGTTGATGTGAAGCGTGATGCCAATGCAAATGTTCTTCTGAACAAACTCTTTAAGCTGACAGCTCTTCAGAGTTCATTCTCAGTGAATTGCATCGCTCTTGTTAATGGCCGTCCACGTCTTTTGAGCTTGAAGGAGTGTGTGAAGTATTTCGTAGAGCATCGTCATGATGTTACAATCCGCCGCACCCAGTTCGAACTGAAGAAGGCTCAGGAGCGTGCTCATATTCTCGAGGGCTTGATCATTGCCTGCGACAACATCGACGAGGTGGTACATATAATCAGAGCCAGCAAGACTCCATCTGATGCTCAGCGCAACTTGGAGAAGCGTTTCGAACTCGATGAACTTCAGAGTAAGGCCATCGTGGATATGCGCCTCAGCCAGTTGACAGGCTTGCGTCTGGAGCAGTTGCACAATGAATTCAATGAGTTGATGAAGACTATCGACTACTTGAACCAGATTCTGAACGATCCTGAGCTCTGCAAGAAGGTAATGAAGGACGAACTCAACGAGGTGAAGGAGAAGTATGGTGACGCACGTCGTACCATGATTAAGCCAGATGACCATGAGTTCAACCCAGAAGACTTCTATCCAAACGACCCAGTGGTTATCACCGTGAGTCATCTCGGATATATCAAGCGCACCCCTTTGTCAGAGTTCCGTGAGCAGGCTCGTGGTGGAGTAGGTTCTAAGGGAGCCCGTACCCGTGATAAGGACTTCACCGAGTATATCTATCCTGCTACCATGCACCAGACCATGCTGTTCTTCACCAAGAAGGGCCGCTGCTACTGGTTGAAGTGTTACGAGATTCCTGAGGGTGACCGCAACTCCAAGGGTCGTGCTATCCAGAACCTCCTCAACATCGAGAGCGATGACCAGGTGAATGCATTCCTCCGCTTGAAGGGATTGAATGATGCAGAGTTCATCAACAACCATTACGTAGTATTCGCTACCAAGAATGGTACCGTGAAGAAGACCTGTCTGGAGGCATATTCCCGTCCACGTGCCAACGGTGTGATTGCTATCAACATTGTAGAGGGCGATGAGGTGGTAGATGTTCGTCTGACAAATGGTCATAACGAGCTGATTATTGCCAACCGCAATGGTCGTGCTGTCCGTTTCGACGAGAACGAGATCCGTACAATGGGCCGTACGTCTACCGGTGTTCGTGGTATGCGCCTCGATGAGGGTAATGATGCTGTAGTAGGTATGATTGTTGTCAACGATCCTGAGAAGGAAACCGTGATGGTAGTGAGCGAGCAGGGTTATGGTAAGCGTTCTGACGTACTCGATTACCGCGTTACCAAGCGTGGCGGTAAGGGTGTGAAGACACTGAATATTACCGACAAGACCGGTCGACTGGTAGCTATCAAGAACGTAACCGATGATAACGACCTCATGATTATCAACCAGAGTGGTATCGTAATTCGTCTTGCCGTAGCCGATTGCCGTGTCATGGGCCGTGCTACCCAGGGTGTCCGCCTCATCAATCTTACCAAGAAGAATGATGTCATTGCCAGCGTATGCAAGGTGATGAGTTCAGAGCTCGAGGCTTCTGTAGAAGAGGAGAGCCGTTCTGCCTGGGCTAAGAAGAGCGAGGAGATAGAGAATGATACCGTAGGTGCCAAGACTGCTGAAGAGGCTGCTGAGGCTGAGGCTCATCTCGCTGACGAAGCATCTGAAGCTGAGGATACCGATTCGGGCAACGTAGATTTCGAATAA
- the rpiB gene encoding ribose 5-phosphate isomerase B, translated as MEVKTVGIACDHAGFPLKQFVLEYLEKKGYPVKDYGTYSDASVDYPDFGHALAKGIESGEVYPGIGICGSGEGIAMTLNKHQGVRAGLAWCKEIAHLVRQHNDANVLVLPGRFVDNKTAEAILDEFFATTFEGGRHERRVKKIPVQQ; from the coding sequence ATGGAAGTAAAGACAGTTGGTATTGCATGCGATCACGCAGGTTTTCCATTGAAGCAATTTGTATTGGAATATTTGGAAAAGAAGGGTTATCCTGTAAAGGATTATGGTACATACAGCGATGCGAGTGTAGACTATCCTGACTTCGGTCATGCTCTTGCTAAAGGCATTGAGAGCGGCGAAGTATATCCAGGTATCGGCATTTGCGGCAGCGGCGAAGGTATCGCCATGACATTGAATAAGCATCAGGGTGTACGTGCCGGATTGGCATGGTGCAAGGAGATTGCTCATTTGGTTCGTCAGCACAACGATGCCAACGTATTGGTACTTCCAGGTCGTTTCGTAGACAACAAGACCGCCGAGGCTATTCTCGACGAGTTCTTTGCCACAACATTCGAGGGTGGTCGTCACGAGCGTCGCGTCAAGAAGATTCCTGTTCAGCAGTAA
- a CDS encoding transketolase family protein — MNDIKVMNHAADNIRILAASMVEKANSGHPGGAMGGSDFINVLFSEYLVYDPADPTWTGRDRFFLDPGHMSPMLYAGLALRGFFSMEDLKQFRQWGSVTPGHPELDLQRGIENSSGPLGQGHALAAGAAVAEKFLEARLGSTMMQHKIYAYISDGAVEEEISQGVGRIAGNLGLNNLIMFYDSNDIQLSTECGVVMNEDTEMKYKAWGWNVIKINGNDVAQIREALDAAQKEQDRPTLIIGKTVMGKGALRADGTSYEACINTHGAPLGGDAYVNTIKHLGGDPENAFVIFDDVKEIYAKRAEELKKIVAERKAAEAEWRKANPEKAAQMDEWFSGKAPKVDWSKVEQKAGSATRAASAACLGVLAEQVPNMICASADLSNSDKTDGFLKKTKSIVRGDFSGAFFQAGVAELTMADMCIGMMLHGGVVAAMGTFFVFSDYMKPAVRLAALMQVPVKFIWTHDAFRVGEDGPTHEPVEQEAQIRLMEKLKNHAGKDSVRVFRPADADETTVCWKLAMENVETPTALIFSRQGIAKLPEGTDYEQAAKGAYIVAGSDENPDVILVASGSEVSTLEAGCDALRADGIKVRVVSAPSEGLFRGQSKEYQESVLPKNAKIFGMTAGLPVTLQGLVGANGKVWGMESFGFSAPYKVLDEKLGYTGENVYKQVKAFLAEA, encoded by the coding sequence ATGAACGACATTAAAGTAATGAATCATGCAGCTGATAACATCCGTATCTTGGCTGCTTCAATGGTAGAAAAGGCAAACTCAGGTCACCCAGGTGGTGCTATGGGTGGTTCTGACTTCATCAACGTGCTCTTCTCTGAGTACCTTGTTTATGATCCAGCAGATCCAACATGGACTGGCCGCGACCGCTTCTTCCTCGACCCAGGTCACATGAGCCCAATGCTCTATGCTGGTTTGGCTTTGCGTGGTTTCTTCTCTATGGAAGACCTCAAGCAGTTCCGCCAGTGGGGTTCTGTAACTCCTGGTCACCCAGAGCTCGACCTTCAGCGTGGTATCGAGAACTCATCTGGTCCTCTCGGTCAGGGTCATGCCCTCGCAGCTGGTGCAGCTGTTGCAGAGAAGTTCCTCGAGGCTCGTCTGGGTTCAACCATGATGCAGCACAAGATCTACGCATACATTTCTGATGGTGCTGTAGAGGAAGAGATTTCTCAGGGTGTTGGTCGTATCGCCGGTAACCTCGGTCTGAACAACCTCATCATGTTCTACGATTCTAACGACATCCAGCTCTCTACAGAGTGTGGCGTTGTAATGAACGAGGATACAGAGATGAAGTACAAGGCTTGGGGCTGGAATGTCATCAAGATCAACGGTAACGACGTAGCTCAGATTCGTGAGGCGCTCGATGCTGCCCAGAAGGAGCAGGATCGCCCTACCCTCATCATCGGTAAGACCGTAATGGGTAAGGGTGCTCTCCGCGCAGACGGCACAAGCTACGAGGCTTGCATCAATACTCACGGTGCTCCTCTCGGTGGCGACGCTTACGTTAATACCATCAAGCACCTCGGTGGTGATCCTGAGAATGCATTCGTTATCTTCGACGATGTAAAGGAAATCTACGCTAAGCGTGCTGAGGAGTTGAAGAAGATCGTAGCTGAGCGCAAGGCTGCAGAGGCTGAGTGGCGCAAGGCTAACCCAGAGAAGGCTGCCCAGATGGATGAGTGGTTCAGCGGCAAGGCTCCTAAGGTAGACTGGAGCAAGGTTGAGCAGAAGGCTGGTTCAGCTACACGTGCAGCATCTGCTGCTTGTCTCGGTGTTTTAGCAGAGCAGGTTCCTAACATGATCTGTGCTTCTGCTGACCTTTCTAACTCTGATAAGACTGATGGCTTCTTGAAGAAGACCAAGAGCATCGTTCGCGGTGACTTCTCAGGTGCATTCTTCCAGGCAGGTGTTGCTGAGTTGACAATGGCTGATATGTGTATCGGTATGATGCTCCACGGTGGTGTGGTTGCTGCAATGGGTACATTCTTCGTATTCTCTGATTATATGAAGCCAGCTGTACGTCTCGCAGCCCTGATGCAGGTTCCAGTGAAGTTCATCTGGACTCACGATGCATTCCGCGTTGGTGAGGACGGACCTACTCACGAGCCAGTTGAGCAGGAGGCACAGATTCGCTTGATGGAGAAGTTGAAGAACCACGCAGGTAAGGACAGCGTTCGCGTATTCCGTCCAGCTGATGCTGACGAGACTACAGTTTGCTGGAAACTCGCTATGGAGAATGTTGAGACTCCTACAGCTTTGATCTTCTCTCGCCAGGGCATTGCTAAATTGCCAGAGGGAACAGACTATGAGCAGGCAGCCAAGGGTGCTTACATCGTAGCAGGCAGCGACGAGAATCCAGACGTTATCTTGGTAGCTAGCGGTTCTGAGGTTTCTACATTGGAGGCTGGTTGCGATGCTTTGCGTGCCGACGGCATCAAGGTTCGCGTGGTAAGTGCTCCATCAGAGGGCTTGTTCCGTGGTCAGAGCAAGGAATATCAGGAGAGCGTATTGCCAAAGAACGCTAAGATCTTCGGTATGACTGCCGGTCTTCCTGTAACACTCCAGGGTCTCGTAGGCGCTAATGGTAAGGTTTGGGGTATGGAGAGCTTCGGTTTCTCAGCTCCTTACAAGGTACTTGATGAGAAGCTCGGTTACACAGGCGAGAACGTTTACAAGCAGGTAAAGGCTTTCTTGGCAGAGGCTTAA
- a CDS encoding alpha-N-arabinofuranosidase, producing MMKKLFATTLLSTAVAFSAQAQDVTGTIHANQGTQKINKEIYGQFAEHLGSCIYGGLWVGPDSKIPNTQGYRNDVLQALKDLKVPVLRWPGGCFADEYHWMDGIGPREKRPKMQNNNWGGTIEDNSFGTHEFLNLCEMLGCEPYISGNVGSGTVEELAKWVEYMTSDGDTPMAKLRRQNGRDKAWKVKYLGVGNESWGCGGNMRPEYYSDLFRRYSVYCRNYDGNQLYKIASGASDYDYNWTKVLMDRIGNRANAISLHYYTVTGWTGSKGSATKFNNEDYYWTMGKALGIEDVIKKHEAIMDKADPKKQVALLVDEWGTWWDEEPGTIKGHLYQQNCMRDAFVAALSLNVFHRHTERVKMTNIAQIVNVLQSMILTDTKGTGHMVLTPTYHVFNMYKDFQEATYLPMDVKCDSMDVRGDDHARDGRKIPLVSTSAAKKADGTIVVALANVSLDKAQQVEFNLDGAAAPKTVTGQILSCNKVSDYNDFAHPDVVKPAVFKDAKVKKNTLKVKIPAKSIVVLKIK from the coding sequence ATGGTGGTCTTTGGGTAGGTCCTGATTCTAAGATTCCTAACACTCAGGGTTACCGCAACGACGTGCTCCAAGCCCTCAAGGACCTGAAAGTGCCTGTATTAAGATGGCCTGGAGGATGCTTCGCTGACGAGTATCACTGGATGGATGGTATCGGTCCACGTGAGAAGCGACCAAAGATGCAGAACAACAACTGGGGTGGAACCATTGAGGACAACTCTTTCGGTACACACGAGTTTCTGAATCTCTGCGAGATGTTGGGTTGCGAGCCTTACATCAGCGGCAACGTGGGTTCCGGCACTGTTGAGGAATTGGCAAAGTGGGTGGAATATATGACCAGCGATGGAGATACTCCTATGGCAAAACTCCGCCGACAGAACGGCCGCGACAAGGCTTGGAAAGTAAAATACCTCGGTGTTGGTAACGAAAGTTGGGGCTGCGGTGGCAACATGCGTCCTGAGTATTATTCAGATCTCTTCCGCCGCTACTCTGTTTATTGCCGCAACTATGACGGAAACCAGCTCTATAAGATTGCATCTGGAGCGAGCGATTACGATTATAACTGGACTAAGGTATTGATGGACCGTATCGGCAACCGTGCCAACGCCATCTCTCTACATTATTATACAGTAACAGGCTGGACAGGCAGCAAGGGTTCTGCCACCAAGTTCAATAATGAGGATTACTACTGGACCATGGGCAAGGCGCTCGGCATAGAAGATGTCATCAAGAAGCACGAGGCTATCATGGACAAGGCTGATCCAAAGAAGCAGGTAGCCCTCCTCGTTGACGAATGGGGAACCTGGTGGGATGAGGAGCCTGGCACTATCAAGGGGCACCTCTATCAGCAGAATTGTATGCGCGATGCCTTCGTTGCTGCACTTTCGCTGAATGTATTCCACCGCCATACAGAGCGTGTGAAGATGACCAATATCGCACAGATTGTCAACGTACTCCAGTCAATGATCCTGACAGATACAAAGGGAACAGGTCACATGGTTCTGACTCCAACCTATCATGTATTCAACATGTACAAGGACTTCCAGGAGGCAACCTATCTCCCAATGGATGTAAAGTGCGACTCTATGGATGTTCGCGGCGATGATCACGCAAGAGATGGAAGAAAGATTCCATTGGTATCTACTTCAGCAGCCAAGAAGGCAGATGGAACCATTGTGGTTGCTCTTGCCAATGTCAGTCTTGACAAGGCTCAGCAGGTAGAGTTTAATCTGGATGGTGCAGCTGCTCCAAAAACTGTAACAGGACAGATTCTTTCCTGCAACAAGGTGAGCGATTACAACGACTTCGCACACCCGGATGTAGTGAAGCCTGCAGTTTTTAAGGATGCAAAAGTAAAGAAAAACACCCTTAAGGTAAAAATTCCTGCAAAATCTATCGTAGTTTTGAAAATAAAATAG